In a genomic window of Salmo trutta chromosome 32, fSalTru1.1, whole genome shotgun sequence:
- the LOC115170841 gene encoding ferritin, middle subunit-like, which produces MESQIRQNYHHDCEAAINRMINMEMFASFTYTSMAFYFSRDDVALPGFAHFFKENSDEEREHADKLLSFQNKRGGRILLQDIKKPERDEWGNGLEAMQCALQLEKNVNQALLDLHKIASDKVDPHLCDFLETHYLNEQVEAIKKLGDHITNLTKVDAVKNKMAEYLFDKHTLGGQS; this is translated from the exons ATGGAGTCTCAGATCCGCCAGAACTATCACCACGATTGCGAAGCTGCCATCAACCGGATGATCAACATGGAGATGTTTGCCTCCTTCACCTACACTTCAATG GCTTTCTATTTCTCCCGTGACGATGTGGCTCTGCCTGGCTTCGCGCATTTCTTCAAGGAGAACAGCGACGAGGAGCGGGAGCACGCCGACAAGCTACTCTCCTTCCAGAACAAGAGAGGTGGACGCATTTTACTCCAGGACATCAAG AAGCCAGAACGTGATGAGTGGGGCAATGGGCTGGAGGCCATGCAGTGTGCTCTGCAGCTGGAGAAGAATGTGAACCAGGCCCTGCTGGACCTGCACAAGATTGCCTCTGACAAGGTTGACCCCCAT CTGTGTGACTTCCTGGAGACCCATTACCTGAATGAGCAGGTGGAGGCCATTAAGAAGCTGGGTGACCACATCACCAACCTCACCAAAGTGGATGCTGTCAAAAACAAGATGGCAGAGTACCTGTTTGACAAGCACACCCTGGGAGGCCAGAGCTAA
- the LOC115170840 gene encoding ferritin, middle subunit-like, translated as MESQIRQNYHHDCEAAINRMINMEMFASFTYTSMAFYFSRDDVALPGFAHFFKENSDEEREHADKLLSFQNKRGGRILLQDIKKPERDEWGNGLEAMQCALQLEKNVNQALLDLHKIASDKVDPHLCDFLETHYLNEQVEAIKKLGDHITNLTKMDAVNNKMAEYLFDKHTLGDQS; from the exons ATGGAGTCTCAGATCCGCCAGAACTATCACCACGATTGCGAAGCTGCCATCAACCGGATGATCAACATGGAGATGTTTGCCTCCTTCACCTACACTTCAATG GCTTTCTATTTCTCCCGTGACGATGTGGCTCTGCCTGGCTTCGCGCATTTCTTCAAGGAGAACAGCGACGAGGAGCGGGAGCACGCCGACAAGCTACTCTCCTTCCAGAACAAGAGAGGTGGACGCATTTTACTCCAGGACATCAAG AAGCCAGAACGTGATGAGTGGGGCAATGGGCTGGAGGCCATGCAGTGTGCTCTGCAGCTGGAGAAGAATGTGAACCAGGCCCTGCTGGACCTGCACAAGATTGCCTCTGACAAGGTTGACCCCCAT CTGTGTGACTTCCTGGAGACCCATTACCTGAATGAGCAGGTGGAGGCCATTAAGAAGCTGGGTGACCACATCACCAACCTCACCAAGATGGATGCTGTCAACAACAAGATGGCAGAGTACCTGTTTGACAAGCACACCCTGGGAGACCAGAGCTAA
- the LOC115170842 gene encoding ferritin, middle subunit, with protein sequence MESQIRQNYHHDCEVAINRMINMEMFASFTYTSMAFYFSRDDVALPGFAHFFKENSDEEREHADKLLSFQNKRGGRILLQDIKKPERDEWGNGLEAMQCALQLEKNVNQALLDLHKIASDKVDPHLCDFLETHYLNEQVEAIKKLGDHITNLTKMDAVKNKMAEYLFDKHTLGGQS encoded by the exons ATGGAGTCTCAGATCCGCCAGAACTATCACCACGATTGCGAAGTTGCCATCAACCGGATGATCAACATGGAGATGTTTGCCTCCTTCACCTACACTTCAATG GCTTTCTATTTCTCCCGTGACGATGTGGCTCTGCCTGGCTTCGCGCATTTCTTCAAGGAGAACAGCGACGAGGAGCGGGAGCACGCCGACAAGCTACTCTCCTTCCAGAACAAGAGAGGTGGACGTATTTTACTCCAGGACATCAAG AAGCCAGAACGTGATGAGTGGGGCAATGGGCTGGAGGCCATGCAGTGTGCTCTGCAGCTGGAGAAGAATGTGAACCAGGCCCTGCTGGACCTGCACAAGATTGCCTCTGACAAGGTTGACCCCCAT CTGTGTGACTTCCTGGAGACCCATTACCTGAATGAGCAGGTGGAGGCCATTAAGAAGCTGGGTGACCACATCACCAACCTCACCAAGATGGATGCTGTCAAAAACAAGATGGCAGAGTACCTGTTTGACAAGCACACCCTGGGAGGCCAGAGCTAA